The sequence below is a genomic window from Amycolatopsis sulphurea.
AGAGTTCCCTGCCCGCCCTGCGGGCGGCGGTGGACACCGATCTCGCGGCCCTCACCGCACTGCTCGCCCGCGCCGGGCTGGAACTCGGCGCCTCGGGCATCGACGCGCACCGCCCGCCGCGGCGCCGGTTGCACACCCCCCGTTACGCCGCGATGGAACGGCGGTTCGCCCCGCTCGGGCCGGGTGGGATCACCATGATGTGCAGTACCGCCGGGCTGCAGATCTGCGTGGACGCCGGGGAGCCCGACCGGTTCGCCGAGCGCTGGGCGGCCGCGCACGAGATGGGCCCGCCGTTGCTGGCCCTGTTCGCCAATTCCCGGATCCACCACGGCCGCGACACCGGGCACGCCTCCGCGCGCTGGCTCGCCGTGCTGGCGACCGAACCGGTGCGCACCCGCGCCGCGGAACCCGGCCCGGACCCCGAGCGGGCCTGGGCGCGGCGGCTGATGGACACCCCGATCATGGTGCTGCCGCGGGATTACCGGCCGTGGGATGCGCCGGAGGGGCTCACCTTCGCCGAGTGGATCGAGGGCCGCGGCGCGGCCGGGATGCTGCGCCGGCCCACCGCCGCCGATCTGGACTACCACCTCGGCACGATGTTCACCCCGGTCCGGCCGCAGGGCTATCTGGAGCTGCGGTACCTGGACGCGCAACCGCCGGGGCAGTGGCTGCCGCCGGTCGCCCT
It includes:
- a CDS encoding glutamate-cysteine ligase family protein, which encodes MTTVHDFPDRSGSASVPALSDRAAGERYVASVCFKHGPPRLVGVELEFTVHHTGDPARPLDPDLLASALGPHAPRTLRPESPAAPLPAGSPVSLEPGCQVEISTLPQSSLPALRAAVDTDLAALTALLARAGLELGASGIDAHRPPRRRLHTPRYAAMERRFAPLGPGGITMMCSTAGLQICVDAGEPDRFAERWAAAHEMGPPLLALFANSRIHHGRDTGHASARWLAVLATEPVRTRAAEPGPDPERAWARRLMDTPIMVLPRDYRPWDAPEGLTFAEWIEGRGAAGMLRRPTAADLDYHLGTMFTPVRPQGYLELRYLDAQPPGQWLPPVALVTALLAGPSTVEQVRRRCAPVAGQWEQAARHGLAAPGMAAVARDLVELGGAVLPSTGLPVETVAGIVDGLRARLDGSGRDGR